A stretch of the Halomonas sp. BDJS001 genome encodes the following:
- a CDS encoding PstS family phosphate ABC transporter substrate-binding protein, with the protein MLLPALAGGQPATISGTLGAVGSDTMAGLMLRWGETLTTRYPEVKLQFQASGSASAPTALMAGTTRLGPMSRPMTGEERDNFIERYGYPPLELKVARDALIVVVHRHNPLRALTRQQVDEIFSTSLACGGEAPIRRWEQLPATRDWSFGSIALHGRNLASGTHGLFQQRALCGGRFRNDISEHPGSSAVVAAVGESANAMGYAGFNHLTPAVHALSLYNDEGIAIPPNEAAIQSGDYPLSRYLYLYVNLPPGERLPPAEQALLRLIMSDEGQQIARASGFVPLTSSVLDDQQRW; encoded by the coding sequence ATGCTGTTACCCGCCCTAGCCGGGGGGCAACCCGCCACTATCAGCGGTACTTTGGGCGCTGTGGGCTCCGACACGATGGCGGGGCTAATGCTGCGCTGGGGCGAAACCCTCACCACCCGCTATCCAGAGGTAAAGCTGCAGTTTCAAGCCAGCGGCTCGGCCAGTGCGCCCACGGCGCTGATGGCAGGCACCACCCGGCTGGGCCCGATGTCTCGCCCGATGACCGGCGAAGAGCGCGATAACTTTATCGAGCGCTACGGCTACCCACCGCTGGAATTGAAGGTCGCCCGTGACGCGCTTATCGTTGTTGTACACCGCCATAACCCGCTGCGCGCGCTAACCCGTCAGCAGGTGGATGAGATCTTCTCAACCTCACTGGCCTGCGGTGGCGAGGCGCCGATCAGGCGTTGGGAGCAACTGCCAGCGACCCGTGACTGGTCATTTGGCAGCATTGCGCTGCATGGACGCAATCTTGCCTCGGGCACCCATGGGCTGTTTCAACAGCGGGCCTTATGCGGCGGACGTTTTCGCAACGATATCAGTGAACACCCCGGCTCATCGGCAGTGGTCGCCGCCGTTGGCGAATCAGCCAATGCGATGGGCTACGCCGGGTTTAACCACCTCACCCCGGCGGTGCACGCGTTGAGCCTGTATAACGATGAGGGCATTGCGATACCCCCCAACGAAGCGGCGATACAGAGCGGTGATTATCCGCTGTCGCGCTATCTATACCTCTATGTGAACCTACCGCCTGGCGAGCGGCTTCCCCCCGCTGAGCAGGCGCTGCTGCGGTTGATTATGTCCGATGAGGGCCAGCAGATTGCGCGCGCATCCGGCTTTGTCCCGTTAACCTCCAGTGTCCTTGACGACCAACAAAGGTGGTAA
- a CDS encoding ABC transporter permease subunit, whose product MTLPRLPSSRQPLRLLKDRMATGLITAGGIGVLLAILAIGVFLVWETLPLLAIGDTFALAKLSPLAWGTLKAALAALLFAIPVALGAAIYSALFMSARLRSRIKPALEMMEAIPGVVVGFIAGLILAPWVERHLASALMLIIWLPLSAALAGLLWQLAKSRLRRRLAFSWAGLWLVPWLVFMVAIALWLAPWLEQQWLGGDLRQLLDQRYGMDYAARNALIVGIAMGFAVIPSIYSLAEDALADVPSTLIEGAQALGASRWQALWKVALVAAGPGIFSAIMIGAGRAVGETMIVLMASGNTALFSANPFEGMRSMAAAIAIELPEASPGGQTYHLLILAALVLFIFTFLVNTLAEVVRQRLRRRFRQMGGT is encoded by the coding sequence ATGACCCTACCTCGGTTACCCTCTTCTCGACAGCCGCTTAGACTGCTGAAAGACCGCATGGCCACTGGTTTAATTACCGCTGGCGGTATAGGTGTGCTGCTGGCAATCCTGGCTATCGGTGTCTTTTTGGTGTGGGAAACCCTGCCGCTGTTGGCGATTGGCGATACCTTCGCGCTGGCTAAGCTCTCTCCCCTGGCATGGGGCACCCTCAAAGCCGCACTCGCCGCGCTGCTGTTCGCCATTCCCGTGGCCTTGGGGGCAGCCATCTACTCTGCGCTGTTTATGTCAGCGCGCCTGCGCTCGCGCATCAAGCCGGCGCTCGAAATGATGGAGGCGATCCCCGGGGTCGTGGTGGGCTTTATTGCCGGGCTTATTTTGGCACCTTGGGTCGAGCGTCATCTCGCCAGTGCTTTGATGCTGATCATTTGGCTCCCGCTTAGCGCCGCGCTAGCTGGTTTACTCTGGCAACTGGCCAAATCACGCCTTCGCCGCCGATTAGCGTTTTCCTGGGCAGGCCTTTGGCTAGTGCCCTGGCTTGTCTTCATGGTGGCGATAGCGCTATGGCTCGCGCCCTGGTTGGAGCAGCAGTGGTTAGGCGGTGATCTGCGCCAGTTGCTCGACCAGCGCTACGGCATGGATTACGCCGCCCGCAATGCGCTGATTGTTGGTATCGCCATGGGTTTTGCCGTTATCCCCAGTATCTACTCACTGGCGGAAGACGCGCTGGCCGATGTGCCCTCGACCTTAATAGAGGGCGCCCAGGCACTGGGGGCCAGCCGCTGGCAGGCGCTGTGGAAAGTGGCGCTGGTGGCAGCGGGCCCAGGCATTTTCTCAGCGATAATGATTGGGGCGGGCCGGGCGGTAGGTGAAACCATGATCGTACTGATGGCCAGCGGCAATACGGCCCTGTTTAGCGCCAACCCCTTCGAGGGTATGCGCTCCATGGCCGCGGCTATTGCCATTGAGCTGCCTGAAGCGTCCCCCGGTGGCCAGACCTATCATCTGCTGATCTTGGCCGCCCTGGTGCTGTTTATCTTCACGTTTCTGGTTAACACCCTTGCCGAGGTCGTCCGCCAGCGCTTACGCCGCCGCTTCCGCCAGATGGGGGGCACATGA
- the pstA gene encoding phosphate ABC transporter permease PstA, producing the protein MMTSASHAASLCRRFSRVNNVWPWLCAASVALSLLMLGALLTLLLVRGLGHFWPATLEEITLSSGETFAGEAVREVALPQQAGEERLYFTGNQDIEGVRWRWVAIDEIVERAQPKDLIRIERSPWGDFIGRLVAIEQGDQRWQGDAAWQQLATLLTLPANQRQESQLLLTTVDGQILRQPLASVVSAQAPNAMSGWQKTRAWVEAVWRFLSEGPRAANTDGGVWPAIFGTVLMVILMSVMVTPFGVLAAIYLNEIAHQGRLTRLVRIGVRNLAGVPSIVYGVFGLGVFVYGIGGSLDEWFFSDTLPSPTFGTGGLLWASLTLALLTLPVVIVATEEGLARIPEAQREGAVALGATRLEMLTRIVLPMAAPAMLTGVILAVARAAGEVAPLMLVGVAKLAPQMPIDGEFPYLHLERKFMHLGYHLFDTAFHGEDVQAAIPLVYATALLLVLIVLVLNLTAIFLRHYLRRQRGNEC; encoded by the coding sequence ATGATGACCTCTGCGTCCCACGCCGCCTCTCTTTGCCGTCGTTTTAGCCGGGTAAATAATGTATGGCCATGGCTTTGCGCAGCCAGCGTAGCGCTCTCCCTGCTGATGCTGGGCGCCCTACTCACGCTACTGCTGGTACGCGGGCTCGGTCACTTCTGGCCCGCCACGCTGGAAGAGATCACCCTTAGCTCGGGTGAAACCTTTGCTGGCGAAGCCGTGCGCGAGGTCGCGCTTCCCCAACAGGCGGGGGAAGAACGACTCTACTTCACCGGCAATCAGGATATTGAGGGTGTTCGCTGGCGCTGGGTGGCGATTGATGAAATTGTCGAGCGCGCCCAACCCAAGGATCTGATCCGCATCGAGCGCAGCCCCTGGGGAGATTTTATTGGCCGTTTGGTGGCTATTGAGCAGGGCGACCAGCGCTGGCAGGGAGACGCCGCTTGGCAACAGTTGGCGACCCTATTAACGCTACCCGCCAACCAGCGCCAGGAGAGCCAGCTACTACTCACTACCGTGGATGGCCAAATTCTGCGTCAACCGCTGGCCAGCGTGGTGAGCGCACAAGCCCCCAATGCCATGAGCGGGTGGCAGAAAACGCGCGCCTGGGTGGAGGCAGTGTGGCGGTTTTTAAGCGAGGGCCCACGAGCAGCCAATACCGACGGTGGCGTCTGGCCCGCCATATTTGGCACGGTGCTAATGGTGATTTTAATGTCGGTAATGGTGACCCCATTTGGCGTGCTGGCCGCTATTTATCTCAATGAAATCGCTCACCAGGGGCGACTGACCCGGCTGGTGCGTATTGGCGTGCGCAATCTGGCCGGTGTTCCGTCAATCGTGTACGGGGTATTTGGTTTGGGGGTGTTTGTTTACGGCATCGGCGGTTCGCTGGATGAATGGTTTTTCAGCGATACGCTGCCTTCGCCCACCTTTGGCACCGGCGGCCTGTTATGGGCATCACTCACCCTGGCACTGCTGACCCTACCGGTGGTGATCGTGGCCACAGAAGAGGGACTGGCGCGGATTCCCGAAGCGCAGCGGGAAGGTGCCGTGGCACTCGGCGCTACGCGCTTAGAGATGCTCACCCGTATCGTGTTGCCCATGGCGGCCCCCGCCATGCTGACGGGCGTCATTCTAGCAGTTGCCCGCGCGGCCGGCGAAGTGGCGCCGCTCATGCTGGTTGGCGTTGCTAAGCTGGCGCCTCAAATGCCCATCGATGGTGAGTTTCCTTACCTACATTTAGAGCGCAAGTTCATGCACCTTGGCTATCATTTATTTGATACCGCCTTTCACGGCGAAGATGTGCAGGCTGCCATCCCATTGGTTTACGCCACGGCACTACTTTTAGTGTTAATTGTGCTGGTGCTTAACCTAACTGCCATATTTCTGCGTCATTATCTTAGGCGTCAACGGGGAAACGAATGCTAG
- the pstB gene encoding phosphate ABC transporter ATP-binding protein PstB, whose amino-acid sequence MLASLHSANTSQAPVAHFSSEHSCLSIDHFSLAYAGKEALRDLTLSVPRHRVTAFIGPSGCGKSTLLRAINRLHDLNESVSHSGQIMLEGQDIHNPHMNVTELRRRVGMVFQTPNPFPMSIYENVAFGLRLQQRMPKRKRDDIIEWALTSAALWEEVKDRLHRSAWQLSGGQQQRLVIARTLAVQPDVLLLDEPASALDPISTLKIEELIRNLKSELTLILVTHNMQQAARVSDYTAFLHQGELVEYGPTDQVFTNPRLQRTENYITGRIT is encoded by the coding sequence ATGCTAGCGTCATTACATTCAGCTAATACCTCTCAGGCACCAGTGGCGCACTTTTCGTCCGAGCACAGTTGCCTGAGCATCGATCACTTTAGCCTCGCTTATGCGGGGAAAGAGGCGTTGCGCGACTTAACCCTGAGCGTTCCCCGACATCGTGTCACCGCCTTCATCGGCCCGTCAGGCTGCGGTAAGTCGACGCTGTTACGGGCCATTAACCGTTTGCACGATCTTAATGAGTCGGTATCCCACAGCGGTCAAATCATGCTGGAAGGGCAAGATATTCATAACCCGCACATGAATGTAACCGAGCTGCGGCGGCGTGTCGGGATGGTGTTTCAAACGCCCAACCCCTTCCCCATGTCGATCTATGAAAATGTGGCCTTTGGGCTACGACTGCAACAGCGCATGCCCAAGCGCAAAAGGGACGACATTATTGAGTGGGCGCTTACTTCAGCCGCTCTGTGGGAAGAGGTAAAAGATCGCCTACACCGCTCCGCCTGGCAGCTTTCCGGTGGCCAGCAGCAGCGCCTGGTGATTGCCCGTACCTTGGCCGTACAGCCCGACGTGCTGCTGCTTGATGAACCTGCGTCGGCACTCGACCCCATTTCAACCCTCAAAATTGAGGAGTTGATCCGTAACCTCAAATCGGAGCTAACGCTGATACTGGTCACCCACAATATGCAGCAGGCAGCGCGCGTATCAGATTACACCGCCTTTTTGCATCAAGGTGAGCTCGTTGAATACGGGCCTACCGATCAAGTCTTCACCAACCCCCGTTTGCAACGTACCGAAAACTACATCACCGGCCGCATCACCTAG
- the phoU gene encoding phosphate signaling complex protein PhoU, whose protein sequence is MDITSDSHSQHISRQFNQELEELKTHLMAMGGLVEKQVQDAVFALLEGDTRLAEQVRDNDRQVNDLQLQIDDECTRVLARRQPAASDLRLVLAVIRATSDLERIGDEASKIARNALLLSENTSTIRGLVEVRHISEHVRKMLRDALTAFARFDTDLAMQVVREDELVDDEYSSAMRSLMTFMMEDSRSITSVLSIMWVLRALERVGDHADNLAEYVVYLVKGLDIRHSDTDDLDPKVLKKS, encoded by the coding sequence ATGGATATTACTAGCGACTCTCACAGCCAGCATATCTCTCGCCAGTTCAACCAGGAGCTGGAAGAGCTGAAGACCCACCTGATGGCCATGGGCGGTCTGGTGGAAAAACAAGTGCAGGATGCTGTCTTTGCCCTCCTGGAGGGCGATACTCGCTTAGCCGAGCAGGTGCGTGACAATGATCGTCAGGTCAACGACCTGCAGTTGCAAATCGACGACGAGTGTACCCGCGTACTGGCGCGCCGCCAGCCTGCAGCATCCGATCTGCGCCTGGTACTGGCCGTCATTCGCGCCACCTCAGACCTTGAAAGGATTGGCGATGAAGCCAGCAAAATCGCCCGCAACGCGCTGCTACTGAGTGAAAACACCAGCACCATTCGCGGCTTGGTGGAAGTACGTCATATCAGCGAGCACGTGCGTAAAATGCTGCGCGATGCGCTCACCGCCTTTGCCCGCTTTGATACTGACCTGGCCATGCAGGTCGTGCGTGAAGATGAGTTGGTAGACGACGAGTACAGCAGCGCTATGCGCTCGCTAATGACCTTTATGATGGAAGACTCGCGCTCTATTACCTCGGTACTCAGCATCATGTGGGTACTGCGTGCGCTGGAGCGGGTGGGTGACCACGCCGATAACCTCGCGGAGTACGTGGTTTATCTCGTCAAAGGACTGGATATTCGCCATAGTGACACCGACGATCTGGATCCGAAGGTACTAAAAAAGTCTTGA
- the cysZ gene encoding sulfate transporter CysZ produces MLDAVTALSRGTRCVYQPGMRRYIFLPILVNLIVYVSMFSFVLSRFDGWLAYWMSMVPAWLDWLAWLIWPLFVICLLVVVFFTFTLVTSLIAAPFYGFLAAKVEIQATGREPLDDRNLAKTAIDALGREFVKLAYILPRAAGLFVISWIPGVNIVSPLFWALFSAWVMAITYLDYPMDNNKVKFADMRQRLAKRWWQSLSFGGLVTLITWIPLANLFLIPGAVAGAVLLWDDHYRNVHGDTRGITPQ; encoded by the coding sequence ATGCTGGATGCTGTCACTGCGCTTAGCCGAGGCACACGCTGTGTGTATCAGCCGGGTATGCGCCGCTATATTTTCCTGCCAATTTTAGTCAATCTGATTGTTTACGTAAGTATGTTCAGCTTTGTGCTCAGCCGCTTCGATGGCTGGTTAGCTTATTGGATGAGCATGGTACCTGCCTGGCTTGATTGGCTGGCATGGTTAATCTGGCCCCTGTTTGTGATTTGCCTGCTCGTCGTGGTGTTTTTTACCTTCACGCTGGTTACCAGCTTAATCGCAGCCCCTTTTTATGGCTTCTTAGCCGCGAAAGTTGAAATTCAAGCCACTGGTCGTGAGCCCCTTGATGACCGAAACCTGGCCAAAACAGCCATTGATGCCCTGGGCCGCGAATTTGTTAAGCTCGCTTATATTCTGCCCCGTGCTGCGGGCCTGTTTGTGATCAGCTGGATTCCCGGCGTGAATATAGTTTCCCCACTATTCTGGGCGCTGTTTTCTGCCTGGGTAATGGCCATCACCTATTTGGATTACCCAATGGATAATAACAAGGTGAAGTTTGCCGATATGCGCCAACGACTCGCTAAGCGCTGGTGGCAAAGCCTTAGCTTTGGCGGATTGGTCACGCTTATCACCTGGATTCCGCTGGCCAATCTGTTTCTGATTCCTGGTGCCGTAGCCGGTGCCGTGCTGCTCTGGGATGACCATTACCGAAATGTACATGGTGATACACGCGGCATCACACCGCAGTAG
- a CDS encoding copper chaperone PCu(A)C: MLKPLARLAGVLLMGAMSISIASVALAHDVQTDALRIAHPFATPTPPSAENGAAYVDISAFSDAVTLIGASSPASSSVELHDMQMNDDMMQMRHVDEIRIEAGETYTMRPGGGFHLMLLGLNEPLKEGERFPLTLTFAEQGDVEIEVWIQSAQEGSEAADGHHH, from the coding sequence ATGTTAAAACCCTTGGCTCGGCTGGCTGGCGTGCTCTTGATGGGCGCCATGTCTATTTCCATAGCGTCTGTAGCACTAGCCCATGACGTACAAACAGACGCTCTGCGTATCGCGCATCCCTTCGCCACCCCGACCCCACCGAGTGCTGAAAATGGCGCCGCCTATGTGGATATCTCCGCCTTTTCTGACGCCGTTACGCTTATTGGCGCGAGCAGCCCGGCAAGCAGCAGCGTTGAGCTCCACGATATGCAAATGAACGACGACATGATGCAGATGCGGCATGTGGACGAGATTCGTATCGAGGCAGGGGAGACTTATACCATGCGCCCTGGTGGGGGCTTTCACTTAATGCTGCTTGGCTTAAACGAGCCGCTGAAGGAGGGTGAGCGATTTCCCCTCACGCTCACCTTCGCTGAACAAGGTGACGTAGAGATCGAGGTCTGGATACAGAGCGCCCAAGAGGGTAGCGAAGCTGCTGATGGGCATCATCACTGA
- the phoR gene encoding phosphate regulon sensor histidine kinase PhoR, translating to MRLWSRELWRLAWLATLGTCLGWLLGSAGLGLAAGLAICLFYHLRQLRELYLWLTLHPHDEPPAARGMWGELFDRLYRYQKSQRITQSRLRATLARIQESSEAMRDSVVMLDRHGDLEWWNSAATAMLGLQTAHDRGQHITNLLRDPSFISYFNARNYSEPLTLTSPIDERRILQYQITLYGDDERLVMARDITRLHRLEQMRRDFVANVSHELRTPLTVLSGYLETYSDIADQLPPRLGRSIQQMQEQTQRMQNLVNDLLLLSRLEIDQGGKDHHPLSLEPLLQSVCADALALSHQRHTITVELESDARLLGSEQEIRSAVSNLAFNAVRYTPAGSQITLRWKADASGGGYIDVEDNGEGIDPVHIPRLTERFYRVDKGRSTATGGTGLGLAIVKHVLLRHDAQLQIESLPGKGALFRCAFPSSRLV from the coding sequence GTGCGCCTATGGAGCCGTGAACTGTGGCGGCTAGCGTGGCTGGCCACGCTGGGCACCTGTCTGGGCTGGTTATTGGGTTCAGCAGGGCTAGGGCTGGCGGCAGGGCTGGCGATATGCCTGTTTTATCATCTCCGGCAGTTGCGAGAGCTTTACCTGTGGCTCACCCTCCACCCCCATGATGAGCCGCCTGCTGCCCGCGGAATGTGGGGCGAGCTATTTGACCGCTTATACCGCTATCAAAAAAGCCAGCGTATTACCCAAAGCCGTCTGAGGGCTACCTTGGCACGCATCCAAGAATCCTCTGAAGCGATGCGCGACAGCGTGGTTATGCTTGATCGCCACGGCGACCTGGAGTGGTGGAACAGCGCCGCTACCGCCATGCTGGGGCTACAAACGGCCCACGATAGGGGCCAACACATCACCAACCTGCTGCGCGACCCAAGCTTTATCAGCTACTTTAATGCGCGTAACTACAGTGAGCCGTTAACGCTCACCTCGCCGATTGATGAGCGGCGAATCCTGCAGTATCAAATTACCCTGTATGGCGACGACGAACGCTTGGTCATGGCTCGCGATATTACCCGCTTGCATCGGCTTGAGCAGATGCGGCGCGACTTTGTCGCCAACGTCTCCCACGAGCTGCGTACCCCGCTTACCGTTCTCTCCGGCTATTTGGAAACCTACAGCGATATCGCCGATCAGCTTCCGCCGCGCTTGGGTCGCAGTATCCAGCAGATGCAGGAACAGACCCAGCGTATGCAGAATTTGGTCAATGATTTATTGCTGCTCTCGCGTTTGGAGATTGACCAGGGGGGGAAAGATCATCACCCGCTGTCACTTGAACCTTTGCTGCAAAGCGTTTGTGCTGATGCGCTAGCCCTATCGCATCAACGGCATACCATCACCGTCGAGCTCGAAAGTGACGCCCGGCTACTAGGCAGCGAGCAGGAAATCCGTAGTGCTGTCTCTAACCTTGCCTTTAATGCGGTTCGTTACACGCCAGCAGGTAGCCAAATCACACTGCGCTGGAAGGCGGACGCTTCAGGCGGCGGCTATATCGATGTGGAAGATAATGGTGAAGGCATTGATCCTGTTCATATCCCCCGCTTAACGGAACGCTTTTACCGGGTCGATAAGGGGCGCAGCACGGCGACGGGGGGCACGGGTTTAGGCTTAGCCATCGTTAAGCACGTTTTGTTGCGTCACGATGCGCAGCTGCAAATTGAATCTCTCCCCGGCAAGGGCGCACTGTTTCGCTGCGCCTTCCCCTCCTCGCGTCTCGTTTAA
- the phoB gene encoding phosphate regulon transcriptional regulator PhoB — MTAKTVLIVDDEASIREMIAVALEMADYRVLEADNAQDAHAMVVDHQPDLLLLDWMMPGTSGIELARRLKREEATAEIPIIMLTAKGEEDNKIQGLEAGADDYITKPFSPRELVARLKAVLRRATPRGVEDPIEINGLLLDPVSHRVSAHGKALEMGPTEYRLLQFFMTHQERAYTRSQLLDQVWGGNVYVEERTVDVHIRRLRKALGDVHQNLIQTVRGTGYRFSARV, encoded by the coding sequence ATGACCGCCAAGACCGTTCTGATTGTCGATGACGAGGCGTCGATTCGCGAGATGATCGCGGTAGCGCTGGAAATGGCTGACTATCGCGTGCTCGAAGCGGATAACGCCCAGGATGCCCATGCCATGGTGGTTGACCACCAGCCCGATCTACTGTTGCTGGACTGGATGATGCCCGGCACTAGCGGTATTGAGCTGGCAAGACGCCTAAAGCGTGAAGAAGCCACCGCCGAAATCCCGATTATTATGCTCACCGCCAAAGGCGAAGAGGATAATAAAATTCAAGGGCTTGAAGCCGGTGCCGATGACTATATCACCAAGCCCTTTTCACCTCGGGAATTGGTGGCACGGCTAAAAGCGGTGCTGCGTCGTGCGACGCCGCGTGGCGTTGAAGACCCGATTGAAATTAACGGTCTGCTGCTTGATCCGGTGAGCCACCGGGTAAGCGCCCACGGCAAAGCCTTGGAAATGGGCCCCACCGAGTACCGATTGCTACAGTTTTTTATGACCCACCAAGAGCGCGCTTATACACGTAGCCAACTGCTTGACCAAGTATGGGGTGGCAATGTGTATGTCGAAGAGCGCACGGTCGACGTGCATATTCGCCGCTTGCGTAAAGCGCTGGGCGATGTGCATCAGAACCTGATTCAAACGGTTCGGGGTACCGGATACCGTTTCTCTGCACGGGTGTAA
- the ubiA gene encoding 4-hydroxybenzoate octaprenyltransferase: MNRSLLRPKGWARMADFLQLMRLNRPIGTWLLMWPTLWALWVAAEGVPGRNVLLIFVAGVYVMRAAGCVVNDYADRHFDGHVKRTKNRPLATGRISETEAQLLFIALVAAAFILVLLTNWFTVLLSLGGVLLAIIYPFMKRYTHFPQVVLGAAFSWAIPMAFGAVLGYVPLEAWLLFCANVCWTVAYDTQYAMVDRDDDLKIGIKSTAVLFGNADRWIIGLLQLATLGLLAWVGWRVGLGGFFWLGLAAMAATFLHQQRLIRYQERDACFQAFLNNHWSGLLIFAGIALSWWPVAG, from the coding sequence ATGAATCGTTCACTGTTGCGGCCGAAGGGATGGGCTCGCATGGCAGATTTTTTACAGCTGATGCGCTTGAATCGGCCGATAGGCACATGGCTGTTGATGTGGCCGACGCTGTGGGCACTTTGGGTCGCTGCAGAAGGCGTGCCCGGGCGAAATGTGCTGCTGATTTTCGTGGCCGGTGTTTACGTGATGCGTGCCGCGGGCTGCGTGGTCAATGACTATGCGGATCGCCACTTTGACGGCCATGTGAAACGTACCAAAAACCGTCCATTAGCCACGGGCCGGATCAGCGAAACCGAGGCGCAGCTGCTGTTTATTGCCCTGGTGGCCGCGGCGTTTATTCTGGTACTACTAACCAACTGGTTTACGGTGCTGCTCTCGCTGGGCGGGGTGCTGCTGGCGATTATTTATCCGTTTATGAAGCGCTATACCCACTTTCCTCAGGTGGTGCTGGGTGCAGCGTTTTCCTGGGCGATTCCGATGGCGTTTGGCGCCGTACTGGGCTACGTGCCGCTGGAAGCATGGCTGCTATTCTGCGCTAATGTGTGCTGGACAGTGGCTTACGATACCCAGTACGCCATGGTTGATCGCGACGACGATTTAAAAATTGGCATTAAATCAACGGCCGTGCTGTTTGGAAATGCAGACCGTTGGATCATTGGCCTTCTCCAGCTAGCCACCCTGGGGTTGCTGGCCTGGGTAGGCTGGCGGGTTGGTTTAGGTGGTTTCTTCTGGTTAGGGCTCGCGGCAATGGCGGCGACTTTCCTGCATCAGCAGCGCTTAATTCGCTATCAGGAGCGGGATGCCTGCTTTCAGGCGTTTCTCAACAATCACTGGTCGGGGCTGCTGATTTTTGCCGGTATCGCGCTAAGCTGGTGGCCTGTGGCTGGCTAA
- a CDS encoding chorismate--pyruvate lyase family protein, with amino-acid sequence MPHVTLASPLIALENSVTAAAFRQTPLFSRWRPIDAVRPAMSASWWQWVASTDSLTARLMAAGGAKPFRVRLLRQGVGWPRQDEAQALGIGAKRYAWLREVALCLDETPWVVARSVAPLAQLKGQRLDRLGERSLGSWLFRQPGLIRGSLEATTQVPTFASVNGIQGNAAWGRRSVFSYGCKHHSLSLLVQEYFLSAMADDLGLPSR; translated from the coding sequence ATGCCTCATGTTACACTAGCCAGCCCGTTAATTGCCCTGGAGAACTCGGTGACGGCTGCTGCTTTTCGGCAAACTCCTCTATTTTCTCGCTGGCGCCCGATTGATGCGGTGCGCCCGGCGATGAGTGCTTCTTGGTGGCAGTGGGTTGCCTCCACCGACTCGTTAACCGCACGCTTGATGGCAGCGGGTGGAGCTAAGCCGTTTCGCGTACGGCTGCTACGCCAGGGCGTCGGCTGGCCGCGACAGGATGAGGCGCAGGCGCTGGGCATTGGGGCCAAGCGGTACGCCTGGCTGCGGGAAGTAGCACTGTGCTTGGATGAAACGCCCTGGGTGGTGGCGCGTTCGGTCGCTCCACTCGCGCAGCTCAAGGGCCAGCGCTTGGATCGTCTGGGGGAACGCTCGCTAGGCAGTTGGCTATTCCGTCAGCCGGGTTTAATCCGTGGGTCATTAGAGGCGACGACGCAAGTGCCGACTTTCGCTAGCGTGAACGGTATACAAGGAAACGCTGCTTGGGGCCGTCGCTCTGTTTTTTCTTACGGCTGTAAGCACCACTCTCTGTCGTTATTAGTTCAAGAGTACTTTTTGAGTGCAATGGCGGATGATCTTGGCCTGCCTTCGCGCTAG